In Candidatus Neomarinimicrobiota bacterium, the following proteins share a genomic window:
- a CDS encoding rhodanese-like domain-containing protein codes for MDSTLLVDTRSREMYRKGHIPGAVNVPYDEGDASLSRFELRGDIRR; via the coding sequence ATGGATAGCACACTCCTTGTGGATACCCGAAGCCGTGAGATGTATCGAAAAGGACATATACCCGGCGCGGTGAATGTCCCCTATGATGAAGGAGATGCATCTCTTTCCCGCTTTGAACTAAGAGGTGATATCCGCCGGG